The Methylomicrobium agile genome has a segment encoding these proteins:
- a CDS encoding ATP-binding protein, which yields MFFIVCGRGCVVIMSQLPVKGWYEIVGNHTLGDAILERLVHNVYRSAQW from the coding sequence ATGTTTTTCATCGTGTGTGGACGTGGGTGCGTGGTTATTATGAGCCAGTTACCTGTTAAGGGTTGGTATGAAATTGTAGGTAATCATACGCTGGGGGACGCCATACTGGAACGCCTCGTTCACAATGTCTACCGCAGCGCTCAATGGTGA
- a CDS encoding transposase → MGTVRKLANEVEHGLAGALPRLRKTVVGKLALAVGAMIEGQTPNTVELANLLPLETERQDMREQWLRRLLKNPLLLAPRVMEPFTREALAKAARNGQTVLLAMDQTDLGDRMALLVVALRVGDRALPLVWRAEAGPANIGFESQQRLLEQVRAWLPAGAQVLLSADRFYPSAALFGWVQTHGWGYRLRLKGNVLADTGHGDETITGQLAQGVAERYLSGVRLFTQGLMTNLGILHEAGHPDPWIIAMDCPPSRASVLDYAARWAIEPMFSDFKGRGFDLGSSQLWHADRLERLVLIMALAMYWCVRVGQDDALARPTPLEKKPGNKVTPTIGASGNSAAAWSPGSSAVCAD, encoded by the coding sequence TTGGGAACTGTAAGAAAACTGGCGAATGAAGTGGAGCACGGGCTTGCGGGGGCACTTCCGAGGCTGCGCAAGACGGTGGTAGGGAAATTGGCGCTGGCCGTGGGTGCGATGATCGAAGGCCAGACGCCGAACACCGTGGAACTGGCCAATCTGCTGCCTTTGGAGACCGAGCGGCAGGACATGCGCGAACAATGGCTGAGGCGCTTGCTGAAGAATCCCTTGCTGCTCGCCCCGAGGGTGATGGAGCCGTTCACACGGGAGGCGCTGGCTAAGGCCGCGCGGAACGGCCAGACCGTGCTGCTGGCTATGGACCAGACTGACTTGGGCGACCGGATGGCGTTGCTGGTGGTGGCCCTGAGGGTCGGCGACCGGGCGCTGCCCTTAGTTTGGCGGGCGGAGGCGGGGCCGGCCAACATCGGCTTCGAGAGTCAGCAAAGGCTGCTGGAGCAGGTGCGGGCCTGGCTGCCTGCGGGGGCGCAGGTGCTGCTCTCGGCGGACCGGTTCTACCCCTCAGCCGCTCTGTTCGGCTGGGTCCAGACCCACGGTTGGGGTTACCGGCTGCGGCTGAAAGGCAACGTGCTGGCGGACACCGGACATGGCGACGAGACCATCACCGGTCAGTTGGCACAAGGCGTGGCGGAACGTTATCTGTCGGGGGTGAGGCTGTTCACACAGGGGCTCATGACGAACCTGGGCATCCTCCACGAAGCCGGGCATCCAGACCCTTGGATCATCGCGATGGACTGCCCTCCGTCGCGGGCGTCGGTGCTGGACTATGCCGCGCGCTGGGCCATCGAGCCGATGTTCTCCGACTTCAAGGGCCGGGGCTTCGACCTGGGGAGCTCACAGCTTTGGCACGCGGACCGCCTGGAGCGACTGGTCCTGATCATGGCGCTGGCGATGTACTGGTGCGTCCGCGTCGGCCAGGACGACGCCCTGGCGCGTCCGACGCCGCTCGAAAAAAAACCGGGGAACAAAGTGACCCCGACCATTGGAGCTTCAGGAAACTCCGCCGCAGCCTGGTCTCCTGGTTCATCCGCGGTCTGCGCCGACTGA
- a CDS encoding VOC family protein produces the protein MAIFTHITVGTNDLERARAFYDQVLSALAYQRVADSETAAIWGESAPEFFVLKPADGQPASVGNGVTVSFAAPSRAAVDEFHKRALAAGGQDAGAPGPRSFAPNAYATYARDLDGHKIVAVCLQPA, from the coding sequence ATGGCCATCTTTACCCACATCACCGTCGGCACCAACGACCTGGAACGGGCCCGCGCCTTTTACGACCAAGTGCTTTCCGCCCTTGCCTACCAACGAGTGGCCGACTCGGAGACAGCCGCCATCTGGGGAGAATCCGCGCCCGAGTTTTTCGTGCTGAAACCCGCCGACGGCCAGCCGGCCAGCGTCGGCAACGGGGTCACGGTGAGCTTTGCGGCACCCAGCCGGGCGGCGGTGGACGAGTTCCACAAGCGCGCCCTGGCCGCTGGTGGGCAGGACGCCGGCGCTCCCGGCCCCCGCAGCTTCGCCCCCAATGCCTACGCGACTTACGCACGCGACCTGGACGGCCACAAGATCGTTGCTGTTTGCCTGCAGCCTGCGTGA
- the fghA gene encoding S-formylglutathione hydrolase → MKETLNLVASSKSFGGWQQRYSHHALSVGCEMTFSIYLPPAAEQSPVPVLYWLSGLTCTDENFVQKAGAQRVAAALGIAIVTPDTSPRGEQVPGDPEGAWDFGLGAGFYVDATEEPWNRNYRMHDYVVNELPGLIEAHFPVTKNRAISGHSMGGHGALVCALRNPGRYRSVSAFSPITHPGDCPWGRKAFTHYLGTDETLWRAWDACELIATARERLLLLVDQGQDDNFLVEQLKPEALEAACTEAGYPLTLRRQPGYDHSYYFIASFIEDHLRHHAAALLAD, encoded by the coding sequence ATGAAAGAAACACTCAACCTCGTCGCCTCCAGTAAATCTTTTGGCGGCTGGCAGCAACGCTATAGCCATCATGCTCTATCCGTGGGCTGCGAGATGACTTTCTCCATCTATCTTCCGCCCGCGGCGGAGCAGAGCCCGGTGCCGGTTCTATACTGGCTCTCGGGCCTCACCTGTACCGATGAAAACTTCGTGCAGAAAGCAGGAGCCCAGCGGGTAGCGGCGGCCCTGGGCATCGCCATCGTGACTCCCGATACCAGTCCCCGCGGCGAGCAGGTGCCCGGTGATCCCGAAGGCGCCTGGGACTTCGGCCTTGGCGCCGGCTTCTATGTCGATGCGACGGAAGAGCCCTGGAATCGCAACTACCGCATGCACGACTACGTGGTGAACGAATTGCCGGGCTTGATCGAGGCTCATTTTCCGGTTACCAAGAACCGGGCAATCAGCGGCCACTCCATGGGGGGACACGGGGCACTGGTCTGTGCTCTGCGCAACCCGGGACGCTACCGCTCGGTGTCGGCTTTTTCCCCGATCACCCATCCCGGGGACTGTCCTTGGGGGCGCAAGGCTTTTACCCATTACCTGGGAACGGACGAAACCCTTTGGCGCGCCTGGGATGCCTGCGAGTTGATCGCCACCGCCCGCGAGCGCCTGCTCCTGCTGGTGGACCAAGGGCAGGACGACAATTTCCTTGTCGAACAGCTCAAGCCCGAGGCCTTGGAAGCGGCCTGCACCGAAGCCGGCTACCCCCTGACCCTCCGGCGCCAACCCGGCTACGACCACAGCTATTACTTCATCGCCAGCTTCATCGAGGATCACCTTCGGCATCACGCAGCCGCTCTTTTGGCGGATTGA
- the zwf gene encoding glucose-6-phosphate dehydrogenase, which produces MTDDSCTYVIFGATGNLSRIKLIPALYHLEMEDKLPASTKIVAIGRRPWDRAQWLAEVRQMIEAKAWDKPDATHFQRFCARLEYHRGDIDDAECYRGLATLLSQPTFPRNCAFYLSISPNEFGNVIQQLSQVNALKQEEGWRRVIIEKPFGYDLESAQVLQSRIGQYLSEEQIYRIDHYLGKGMVQNLLVFRFANAMLEPLWNRNYIDHVQITHSEAFGIESRGGYYDEAGAMRDMLQSHLLQLMTMVAMEPPATMDAEALRDEKVKVLKSVRPIPKSAVHAYTFRAQYARGTINSQPVKSYREEDNIPAGSITETYAAMKLYVDNWRWRGVPFYLRTGKRMAESRSTIAISFRHPPMNFFRNTHIQCMNPNWVLLGIQPDECIKIEMTIKEPGLEMRTRTASLDASYCSPDEKAIDAYVDLLHDVMIGDRSLFLRFDEVENAWRIVEPILQTWAVESDTIATYPAGSWGPEESRRIFEKEDQYWRCSLEPECC; this is translated from the coding sequence ATGACCGACGATTCTTGCACTTATGTCATTTTTGGCGCAACCGGCAACTTATCCCGCATCAAACTGATACCGGCGCTGTATCACCTGGAAATGGAGGACAAACTGCCCGCCTCCACCAAAATTGTTGCCATCGGACGGCGGCCCTGGGATCGTGCGCAATGGCTGGCAGAGGTCAGGCAAATGATCGAGGCCAAAGCCTGGGACAAACCGGACGCAACTCATTTTCAACGCTTTTGCGCGCGGCTGGAATACCACAGAGGCGATATCGACGATGCCGAATGCTACAGGGGACTGGCTACTTTGCTGAGCCAGCCGACGTTTCCCAGAAACTGCGCCTTTTATCTGTCGATCAGCCCCAACGAGTTCGGTAACGTCATCCAGCAGTTGAGCCAGGTCAACGCGTTGAAGCAGGAAGAGGGCTGGCGACGGGTAATCATCGAAAAACCGTTCGGTTACGATCTGGAAAGCGCCCAAGTTTTGCAAAGCCGTATCGGCCAGTACCTGTCGGAAGAGCAGATCTACCGCATCGATCATTATTTGGGCAAAGGCATGGTGCAGAACCTGCTGGTATTCCGGTTCGCCAACGCCATGCTGGAGCCGTTGTGGAACCGTAATTATATCGACCATGTGCAGATTACCCATTCCGAGGCATTTGGTATCGAGTCGCGCGGCGGCTATTACGACGAGGCCGGTGCCATGCGCGACATGTTGCAAAGTCATTTGTTGCAATTAATGACCATGGTAGCCATGGAGCCACCCGCCACCATGGACGCCGAAGCCCTGCGCGATGAAAAGGTCAAGGTGCTGAAGTCGGTGCGGCCAATCCCCAAATCCGCCGTACATGCCTATACTTTTCGCGCCCAGTATGCTCGGGGCACCATCAACAGCCAGCCGGTCAAAAGCTACCGTGAAGAAGACAATATTCCGGCTGGCAGCATAACCGAGACCTATGCCGCCATGAAACTGTATGTGGACAACTGGCGCTGGCGTGGGGTACCGTTTTATCTGCGGACCGGCAAGCGCATGGCCGAAAGCCGGTCGACCATTGCCATCAGCTTTCGTCATCCGCCGATGAACTTTTTCCGCAACACCCACATTCAATGCATGAATCCCAATTGGGTATTGTTAGGTATACAGCCGGATGAATGCATCAAAATTGAAATGACGATCAAAGAGCCGGGGCTGGAAATGCGTACCCGAACCGCCAGCCTGGATGCCAGCTACTGCAGTCCCGATGAAAAAGCGATCGATGCTTATGTGGACTTGCTGCACGATGTGATGATTGGCGACCGTTCGCTGTTTTTACGCTTCGACGAAGTGGAAAACGCCTGGCGCATTGTCGAACCCATCCTGCAAACCTGGGCGGTAGAGAGCGACACTATCGCCACCTACCCGGCAGGCTCCTGGGGTCCGGAGGAAAGTCGCCGCATATTCGAAAAGGAAGATCAGTACTGGCGCTGCTCGCTCGAACCTGAGTGCTGTTAG
- the apbC gene encoding iron-sulfur cluster carrier protein ApbC codes for MASIEKVDVENRLRSVIDPNHGLDLVTAKSVKSIAVDGADVGVKLELGYPAKTYLPELKAAVEAHLKALPGIGKITVDAGVKIIAHQVQQTLKPHSQVKNIIAVASGKGGVGKSTTAVNLALALAAEGANVGILDADIYGPSIPTMLGVSGYPVSHDNKTMQPKISFGIQTMSIGYLIDAGQPMIWRGPMATNALQQLLRDTAWDKLDYLIVDLPPGTGDIQLTLAQQIPVSGAIIVTTPQDIALIDAQRGLGMFEKVNVPVLGIVENMSVHICSQCGHAEAIFGEGGGALMAETNHVDFLGALPLDIHIRQFADSGRPTVVAEPDSRAAAIYREIARKMAAKLALKAKDFSARFPNIVIQNT; via the coding sequence ATGGCTAGCATCGAAAAGGTTGATGTCGAAAACCGCTTGAGAAGTGTTATTGATCCGAATCACGGGCTGGATCTGGTTACCGCCAAGTCGGTCAAATCGATCGCGGTCGACGGGGCGGACGTCGGAGTCAAACTGGAGCTCGGCTATCCGGCCAAAACCTATCTACCGGAACTGAAAGCGGCGGTCGAAGCGCATCTGAAGGCGCTGCCCGGCATCGGCAAGATCACAGTCGATGCCGGCGTGAAGATCATCGCGCACCAGGTGCAGCAGACTCTGAAGCCGCACAGCCAGGTTAAAAACATCATCGCGGTCGCCTCGGGCAAGGGCGGGGTCGGCAAATCGACGACCGCGGTCAATCTGGCGCTGGCGCTGGCCGCGGAAGGCGCGAATGTCGGGATTCTCGATGCGGACATTTACGGCCCCAGCATTCCAACCATGCTGGGCGTATCCGGCTACCCGGTCAGCCACGACAACAAGACGATGCAGCCGAAGATTTCCTTCGGGATTCAAACGATGTCGATCGGCTATCTGATCGATGCGGGCCAGCCGATGATCTGGCGCGGGCCGATGGCGACGAATGCGCTGCAGCAATTATTGCGCGATACCGCCTGGGACAAGCTGGATTATCTGATCGTCGACCTGCCGCCCGGCACCGGCGACATTCAACTGACCCTGGCGCAGCAGATTCCGGTCAGCGGCGCGATCATCGTGACCACGCCGCAAGATATTGCGCTGATAGACGCGCAGCGCGGTCTCGGCATGTTCGAGAAGGTCAACGTGCCGGTACTCGGCATCGTCGAGAATATGAGCGTGCACATTTGCAGCCAGTGTGGGCATGCGGAGGCGATTTTCGGCGAAGGCGGCGGCGCGCTGATGGCCGAAACCAACCATGTCGATTTTCTGGGCGCTTTGCCGCTGGATATCCATATCCGCCAGTTCGCCGATTCGGGCAGGCCGACCGTGGTGGCCGAACCGGATAGCCGCGCGGCCGCGATTTACCGGGAAATCGCGCGCAAGATGGCGGCGAAGCTGGCGTTGAAGGCGAAGGATTTCAGCGCGCGGTTTCCGAATATCGTGATTCAGAACACCTGA
- a CDS encoding S-(hydroxymethyl)glutathione dehydrogenase/class III alcohol dehydrogenase, whose amino-acid sequence MIKSRAAIAWGSGRPLEVTEVNVAPPKAGEVLVRIVATGVCHTDAYTLSGADPEGIFPAILGHEGGGIVEAVGEGVTSVAVGDHVIPLYTPECGKCKFCLSGKTNLCQAIRATQGKGLMPDGTSRFSKDGKPIFHYMGTSTFSEYTVLPEIAVARINKEAPLEKVCLLGCGVTTGIGAVMNTAKVEEGATVAVFGLGGIGLSAIIGAVMAKASRIVAVDINPAKFEIAQQLGATDCLNPLDYDRPIQEVIVDLTDGGVDYSIECIGNVKVMRSALESCHKGWGQSVIIGVAGAGEEICTRPFQLVTGRVWRGSAFGGVHGRSELPGYVERAQRGEIPLDVFITHTLGLEDINQAFDLMHEGKSIRTVIHFNH is encoded by the coding sequence ATGATCAAATCTCGTGCGGCTATTGCCTGGGGCAGTGGCCGGCCCCTGGAAGTAACTGAAGTCAATGTGGCCCCGCCGAAGGCGGGCGAGGTGCTGGTGCGCATTGTCGCCACCGGTGTTTGCCATACCGATGCCTATACCCTGTCCGGCGCCGATCCGGAAGGCATCTTTCCCGCCATCCTCGGTCACGAGGGGGGCGGTATCGTCGAGGCGGTTGGCGAAGGTGTCACCTCCGTGGCAGTGGGCGACCACGTCATTCCCCTGTACACGCCGGAATGCGGCAAGTGTAAGTTTTGCCTGTCCGGGAAGACCAACCTATGCCAGGCCATCCGCGCTACCCAGGGCAAGGGCCTGATGCCCGACGGCACCAGCCGCTTCAGCAAGGACGGCAAACCCATCTTCCACTACATGGGCACCTCTACCTTCTCCGAATACACCGTGCTGCCGGAAATCGCAGTGGCCCGGATTAACAAGGAGGCGCCGCTGGAGAAAGTGTGCCTGCTGGGCTGCGGGGTGACCACCGGTATCGGCGCAGTCATGAACACCGCCAAAGTGGAGGAAGGCGCGACCGTCGCCGTGTTCGGCCTCGGGGGCATCGGGCTCTCCGCAATCATCGGCGCGGTGATGGCCAAAGCCTCGCGTATCGTCGCCGTGGACATCAATCCGGCCAAATTCGAGATCGCCCAACAACTCGGCGCCACCGATTGCCTCAACCCGCTGGACTACGACCGGCCGATTCAGGAGGTCATCGTCGATCTCACCGACGGCGGCGTGGATTACTCCATCGAGTGCATCGGCAATGTAAAGGTGATGCGTTCCGCATTGGAATCCTGCCACAAGGGCTGGGGGCAATCCGTGATCATCGGTGTCGCCGGCGCCGGCGAGGAAATCTGCACCCGTCCTTTCCAACTGGTCACCGGCCGGGTCTGGCGTGGCTCCGCCTTCGGCGGGGTGCACGGCCGCTCGGAGCTGCCAGGCTATGTGGAGCGTGCCCAGCGTGGCGAGATTCCCCTGGACGTCTTCATCACCCACACCCTGGGGCTGGAAGATATTAACCAAGCCTTCGATCTGATGCACGAAGGCAAGAGCATCCGTACCGTTATTCATTTCAACCACTGA
- the pgi gene encoding glucose-6-phosphate isomerase has protein sequence MSTLTHSKAWTALKTHFQHIQNESMREVFRKDPDRFKKFSLQFNDIIFDYSKNRIHEETLALLVGLAESQGLRQKIEAMFTGEIINITEHRAVLHTALRNRSNTPVYVDGKDVMPDINRVLAQMRTFCETVRSGAWTGYSGRAITDIVSIGIGGSGLGPKMVSAALSPYGSDQLKVHYVSNVDQTNLVETLKPLSAETTLFVVTSKTFSTPETMMNARSARNWFIERSGSEGSIPKHFVAISTHAENVARFGIDTNNMFEFWDWVGGRYSLWSSVGLSTALYIGMDNFEELLQGAHEADLHFRHTPFNQNIPVIMAVLGVWYNNFFGADSHAVIPYDQSMRYFADYLQQGDMESNGKSVDLDGNRVDYSTGPIIWGQPGTNGQHAFFQLIHQGTKLIPCDFMAAANSHYPLPEHHDILISNFLAQPEALMNGLTEEEVKARLSPEEREDRVLVASKVFDGNKPSNSFLYKKMTPKTLGSLIAFYEHKIFTQGVIWNINSFDQMGVELGKVMAKVILPELKNDRIITSHDSSTNGLINAYKQYKT, from the coding sequence ATGTCGACATTGACTCATTCCAAAGCGTGGACCGCACTCAAAACCCACTTTCAACACATTCAAAACGAATCGATGCGGGAAGTTTTCAGGAAAGACCCGGACCGCTTCAAAAAGTTTTCTCTCCAATTCAACGATATCATTTTCGATTACTCCAAAAACCGCATCCACGAAGAAACCCTCGCCCTCCTTGTCGGCCTGGCCGAGTCGCAAGGGCTCAGGCAGAAAATCGAGGCGATGTTCACCGGTGAAATCATCAATATCACTGAACACCGCGCCGTTCTGCATACGGCCCTTCGTAACCGCAGCAACACCCCCGTGTATGTCGACGGCAAGGATGTAATGCCGGACATCAACCGCGTACTGGCCCAAATGCGCACCTTTTGCGAAACGGTCAGATCGGGCGCCTGGACAGGCTACAGCGGCCGGGCCATCACCGATATCGTCAGCATCGGCATCGGCGGCTCCGGCCTGGGTCCCAAAATGGTATCCGCGGCACTGTCCCCTTACGGTTCGGATCAGCTCAAAGTCCACTACGTTTCGAATGTAGACCAGACCAATCTGGTCGAAACACTGAAGCCTTTGTCCGCAGAGACGACTTTATTCGTGGTCACCTCGAAAACGTTCAGCACCCCGGAAACCATGATGAACGCCCGATCGGCCAGAAACTGGTTTATCGAGCGATCCGGATCCGAAGGATCGATTCCGAAACATTTCGTCGCGATCTCGACGCACGCGGAAAATGTCGCCCGGTTCGGCATCGATACCAATAACATGTTCGAATTCTGGGACTGGGTCGGCGGCCGCTATTCGCTGTGGTCGTCGGTCGGCCTGTCCACCGCACTGTACATTGGCATGGACAACTTCGAAGAATTGCTGCAAGGCGCCCATGAGGCCGACCTGCACTTTCGCCATACGCCGTTCAACCAGAACATTCCGGTCATCATGGCCGTGCTCGGCGTCTGGTATAACAATTTTTTCGGCGCCGATTCGCACGCGGTGATTCCTTACGACCAGTCGATGCGCTATTTCGCGGATTACCTGCAGCAGGGCGACATGGAAAGCAACGGCAAAAGCGTCGATCTGGACGGCAATCGGGTCGATTACAGCACCGGCCCGATCATCTGGGGCCAGCCTGGCACCAACGGCCAGCACGCCTTTTTCCAGTTGATCCATCAGGGCACCAAGCTGATCCCGTGCGATTTCATGGCCGCCGCGAACAGCCATTATCCTCTGCCCGAGCACCATGATATTCTGATCTCCAATTTCCTCGCCCAGCCGGAAGCGCTAATGAACGGCCTGACCGAGGAAGAAGTCAAAGCCCGGCTGTCGCCGGAAGAACGGGAAGACCGGGTGCTGGTCGCCTCGAAAGTGTTCGACGGCAATAAACCCTCCAATTCCTTCCTATATAAAAAAATGACTCCGAAAACATTGGGGTCTCTGATCGCGTTTTACGAGCACAAGATTTTCACGCAAGGCGTGATCTGGAATATCAACTCGTTCGACCAGATGGGCGTCGAACTCGGCAAGGTGATGGCCAAGGTGATCCTGCCCGAACTGAAAAACGACCGGATCATCACCAGCCATGACAGTTCCACGAACGGACTGATCAACGCCTACAAACAATATAAAACCTGA
- the gnd gene encoding decarboxylating NADP(+)-dependent phosphogluconate dehydrogenase, with the protein MTKADIGLIGLAVMGQNLVLNMNDHGFKVTVHNRSADKTDEFIKGQAAGTQVVAAYSLPELVDQLAAPRIVMLMVKAGAVVDQYIEQLVPLLVPGDMIVDGGNSLYTDTNRRTDALKQQGILYIGTGVSGGEEGARHGPSIMPGGNPQAWERVKPILQAISAKVNDEPCCQWVGDQGAGHYVKMVHNGIEYGDMQLICEAYQLLTDGLGLTAEECAGVFAEWNKAELSSYLIEITANILAYQDSDGQPLLDKILDSAGQKGTGKWTGINALELGIPLTLIGEAVFARCLSAMKDERVRAAERLPRTLKRFDGDKAEMIAAIRQALYASKIISYAQGFRLMREAASEYRWTLNYGDIALMWRGGCIIRSAFLGDIKQAYTDNPQLENLLLADFFANAMQTAEAGWRKAVMTAIELGVPTPAFSSALAYYDGYRSARLPANLLQAQRDYFGAHSYERIDQPRGRFFHTDWTGRGGKTASSTYTV; encoded by the coding sequence ATGACCAAGGCGGATATTGGCCTGATTGGCCTGGCGGTAATGGGGCAAAACCTGGTTTTGAACATGAACGATCACGGCTTCAAGGTGACTGTGCATAACCGCAGTGCCGACAAAACCGATGAATTCATCAAGGGGCAGGCTGCCGGCACTCAGGTGGTTGCCGCCTATTCGTTGCCGGAACTGGTGGACCAACTGGCTGCGCCGCGCATTGTGATGCTGATGGTCAAGGCCGGGGCGGTGGTGGATCAATACATTGAACAACTGGTTCCCTTGCTGGTACCCGGCGACATGATTGTCGACGGCGGTAATTCGCTCTATACCGATACCAATCGCCGTACCGATGCGTTGAAACAACAGGGTATTTTGTATATCGGCACCGGGGTTTCTGGTGGCGAAGAAGGCGCGCGCCACGGACCATCGATCATGCCGGGCGGCAATCCACAGGCCTGGGAGCGGGTCAAACCCATTTTGCAGGCCATCAGCGCCAAGGTGAATGACGAACCTTGTTGTCAGTGGGTAGGCGATCAGGGCGCCGGACATTATGTGAAAATGGTGCACAACGGTATTGAATACGGCGATATGCAGCTGATCTGCGAAGCCTATCAGTTATTGACCGATGGGCTTGGACTGACGGCTGAGGAATGTGCCGGCGTGTTTGCCGAGTGGAATAAGGCCGAACTCAGTTCTTACCTGATTGAAATTACCGCCAATATTCTCGCCTATCAGGACAGCGACGGGCAGCCGTTGCTGGACAAGATACTGGATAGCGCCGGTCAGAAAGGCACCGGCAAATGGACAGGCATCAACGCGCTGGAACTGGGGATTCCGCTGACGCTGATTGGAGAAGCCGTGTTCGCCCGCTGCTTGTCGGCCATGAAAGACGAGCGGGTCCGTGCTGCCGAGCGTCTGCCGCGCACGCTCAAACGTTTCGACGGCGATAAGGCGGAAATGATCGCAGCCATCCGTCAGGCCCTGTATGCGTCCAAGATCATTTCCTACGCCCAGGGTTTCCGCCTGATGCGCGAAGCGGCCAGCGAATACCGGTGGACACTTAACTATGGTGATATTGCTCTGATGTGGCGTGGGGGTTGTATCATCCGCAGCGCGTTTCTGGGTGACATCAAACAGGCTTACACCGACAATCCGCAACTGGAAAACCTGCTACTGGCCGACTTTTTCGCCAACGCCATGCAAACGGCCGAGGCGGGTTGGCGCAAGGCGGTGATGACCGCCATCGAACTGGGCGTCCCCACCCCGGCGTTTTCCAGCGCACTGGCTTATTACGATGGTTACCGCAGCGCCCGTCTGCCCGCCAATCTGCTGCAAGCCCAGCGCGACTATTTTGGCGCCCACAGCTACGAGCGCATTGACCAGCCGCGCGGCCGGTTTTTCCATACCGACTGGACCGGGCGCGGCGGCAAGACCGCTTCCTCCACCTACACGGTATAA